Proteins encoded by one window of Conger conger chromosome 1, fConCon1.1, whole genome shotgun sequence:
- the LOC133127453 gene encoding interferon-inducible GTPase 5-like produces the protein MADDYAIIDEDEVREIRDALENQTLTSAVAKIQDYFEQIDRVELNIAITGECGSGKSTFVNAFRGLGDEDECAAETGVVETTMEPTVYPHPKYPKVKVWDLPGIGTPNFKADEYLEKVEFKRYDFFIIIISERFKVNNVLLATEIQRMKKRFYFVRSKIDNSIHAEKRKKDFDEDKTLSIIREDCMKGLLENGVASPTVFLISSFDLRLYDFPKLEETMEKELPKHKQRVLLLSLPNITLDINKKKKEALQANIWKVSLLSGTVAAIPIPGLSVVVDVGILVKELSSYYQAFGLDDESLKNLSDKTNVPLEELKAVLTSPLNKEISGDVVIKLFTKFAGAGLMLLEYWASTIPVFGSMAAAGISFATTHMMLTSCLNELAEDAQNVLMRALQTEV, from the exons ATGGCTGACGATTATGCCATTATTGATGAGGATGAGGTGAGGGAGATCAGGGATGCACTGGAAAACCAGACCTTGACTTCAGCCGTGGCTAAGATCCAGGACTACTTTGAGCAGATTGACCGTGTGGAACTAAATATTGCCATCACAGGAGAGTGTGGCTCTGGCAAGTCCACCTTTGTCAATGCATTCCGGGGTCTGGGGGATGAAGACGAGTGCGCAGCTGAAACCGGCGTGGTTGAGACCACCATGGAGCCAACCGTGTACCCCCACCCTAAATATCCCAAAGTCAAAGTGTGGGACCTTCCCGGGATTGGGACACCCAATTTCAAAGCAGACGAGTACCTTGAAAAAGTAGAATTCAAACGCTATGatttcttcatcatcatcatctcagaACGTTTCAAAGTCAACAATGTGCTGCTGGCCACAGAGATCCAACGCATGAAGAAGAGGTTCTACTTTGTTCGCTCAAAGATTGACAACAGCATACATgcagagaaaaggaagaaggacTTTGACGAGGACAAAACCCTCAGTATAATTCGGGAAGACTGCATGAAAG GCCTCCTGGAAAATGGGGTGGCATCTCCCACGGTCTTCCTTATCTCCAGCTTTGACCTGCGGCTCTACGACTTCCCAAAGCTGGAGGAGACGATGGAGAAAGAGCTGCCCAAGCACAAGCAGCGGGTCCTCCTTCTGTCACTGCCCAACATCACCCTGGACAtcaacaagaagaaaaaagaggCCCTGCAGGCCAACATATGGAAGGTGTCCCTGCTGTCAGGCACCGTGGCAGCCATACCCATCCCAGGTCTGTCTGTGGTGGTGGATGTTGGCATCCTGGTCAAAGAGCTCAGCAGTTATTACCAGGCTTTTGGCCTGGATGATGAATCCCTGAAAAACCTCTCTGACAAAACAAACGTGCCTCTGGAGGAACTGAAAGCGGTCCTCACATCCCCCCTCAACAAGGAGATATCGGGCGATGTGGTCATCAAGTTGTTCACCAAATTTGCCGGAGCTGGGTTAATGTTGCTGGAGTACTGGGCCAGCACAATCCCGGTGTTCGGCTCCATGGCGGCCGCGGGAATCTCGTTCGCCACCACCCACATGATGCTGACAAGCTGCTTGAATGAGCTGGCAGAGGATGCACAAAACGTCCTGATGAGAGCTTTGCAGACAGAGGTGTGA